A genomic stretch from Telopea speciosissima isolate NSW1024214 ecotype Mountain lineage chromosome 7, Tspe_v1, whole genome shotgun sequence includes:
- the LOC122669245 gene encoding ABC transporter C family member 8-like: protein MVMQEIWQITQSMASFQRSLGWKSWLCEGKFDFGSLCIQRFIIDGLNVLFLFLFYMLLILGSVRKSYSNGDTRKHWIFIFVSVYCAVISFTYIISGVWDILDRNDESRNLRWVVDFITALVWISLSVSLIVRRIRWVRVVVIVWWVSFSVLASVLNGEVLLKMQGIHIIDIVSWPAKLMLLLCAWKHFSQSASKNRPDQSLSEPLVGKSEAHRTDLCRASFISRLTFSWLHPLLSLGYSKPLGLDDVPDLTSEDEAILQYKKFNNAWGCLRGDKSSTNTHNLVIQALAKVYMKEMIIEGVYAILRTFAVVVLPLLLYAFVQYSTQKRENKIDGVFLVGYLVIIKVTESLSQRHCFFNSRRSGMRMRSALMVAVYQKQLKLSSQGRRRHTTGEIVNYIAVDAYRMGEFPWWFHLGWSLTVQLFLGVGVLFLTVGVGVLPGLVPLLICSFLNVPIAKFIQNCQTRFMVAQDERLRATSEVLNNMKIIKLQSWEEKFKNMIESFRLKEFEWLTELQVKKAYGTALYWMSPTIVSSVIFMGCAVWRSAPLNASTIFTILAALRMVAEPVRTIPDALSMLIQVKVSLDRLNVFLLEDELSDEHVQRRQPQDSEKIIRIHAGAFSWDTYTTATTLRRIDFEVRRGEKVAVCGPVGAGKSSLLYAVLGEIPKISGTVDVFGSVAYVSQTSWIQSGTIRDNILFGKPMENTRYSKAIKACALDKDIDSFDHGDLTEIGQRGLNMSGGQKQRIQLARAVYNDADIYLLDDPFSAVDAHTASILFNDCVMGALAKKTVILVTHQVEFLTAADTILVMEGGEIIQMGSYKDLLTAGTAFEQLVNAHKDAMTVLDPEINGHGGEYEVNRMNGSTGSYPTKQNSEREISVKPQAGIQLTEEEAKEIGDAGWKPYLDYLSISKGSIYLGLTTFSQSSFVALQLAATYWLAVAIQIPQIGSGVLIGTYAGISAISTVFAFLRSWFAARLGLKASKAFFSGFTNSVFKAPMLFFDSTPIGRILTRASSDLSVLDFDIPFSMSYVIAGFIEVLTTIGVAASVTWQIIFVAMLAMIATIYVQRYYLASARELVRINGTTKAPVMNYAAETSLGVVTIRAFDMMDKFFQNYLKLIDMDAKLLFHSNAAMEWLVIRIEVLQNLTLFSIALFLVLLPQGAVTPGFVGLSLSYALTLTNTQVFTSRWYSSLANYIVSVERIKQFMNIPSEPPAIVDDKRPPSSWPSLGRIDLLDLKIKYRPNAPLVLKGISCTFKEGTRVGVVGRTGSGKTTLISALFRLVEPVSGRILIDGLDICSIGLKDLRLKLSIIPQEPALFKGSIRTNLDPLGLYSDNEIWEAIEKCQLKSTVLSLPNLLDSSVSDEGENWSAGQRQLFCLGRVLLKRNRILVLDEATASIDSATDAVLQRVIRQEFSRCTVVTVAHRVPTVIDSDMVMVLSYGKLVEFDEPSKLLEVNSYFSKLVAEYWSSCQGNSMKSLSNKQ, encoded by the exons ATGGTGATGCAGGAAATCTGGCAAATCACTCAAAGCATGGCTTCCTTCCAGAGATCATTAG GTTGGAAGTCTTGGCTTTGTGAAGGAAAGTTTGATTTTGGGTCTCTTTGCATTCAGAGATTTATAATAGATGGTTTAAAtgttctgtttctctttcttttctatatGCTTTTGATTCTTGGTTCTGTCAGAAAGAGTTATAGTAATGGAGATACACGAAAGCATTggatttttatatttgtttcagTCTACTGTGCTGTTATTAGTTTTACATATATAATTTCCGGTGTGTGGGATATATTGGACAGAAATGATGAATCTAGGAATTTGAGATGGGTAGTTGATTTTATTACCGCACTGGTTTGGATATCTTTATCAGTTTCCTTGATCGTTCGGAGGATCAGATGGGTGAGAGTTGTAGTTATAGTCTGGTGGGTCTCCTTCTCAGTACTGGCTTCTGTACTGAATGGGGAAGTGTTGTTAAAAATGCAAGGCATTCATATAATAGACATAGTTTCATGGCCTGCCAAGCTTATGCTTCTCCTTTGTGCTTGGAAACACTTCAGTCAGTCTGCTTCTAAGAACAGGCCAGACCAGAGTTTGTCTGAACCTCTAGTTGGAAAATCTGAGGCACATAGAACAGATTTATGCCGAGCCAGTTTCATTAGCCGTTTAACGTTTTCTTGGCTTCACCCTCTGCTGAGTTTGGGTTACTCAAAACCATTAGGCCTTGATGATGTCCCAGATTTAACTTCCGAAGATGAAGCCATCTTacaatataaaaaatttaataatgcaTGGGGTTGTCTTAGGGGAGATAAGAGCTCAACAAATACTCACAACTTAGTAATACAGGCCTTGGCTAAAGTTTACATGAAAGAGATGATAATTGAAGGAGTCTATGCCATTCTTAGGACATTCGCTGTCGTGGTTCTTCCATTGTTACTCTATGCCTTTGTACAGTATTCAACacaaaagagggaaaataaaatTGATGGTGTCTTCCTAGTTGGTTACTTGGTGATCATCAAGGTCACAGAGTCTTTGTCCCAGAGACATTGTTTTTTCAATTCCAGGAGGAGCGGTATGCGGATGAGATCTGCTTTGATGGTTGCTGTTTACCAAAAGCAGCTCAAGCTCTCTAGTCAAGGTAGGAGAAGACACACAACAGGGGAGATTGTGAACTACATTGCAGTTGATGCTTATCGCATGGGTGAATTCCCTTGGTGGTTTCACTTGGGATGGAGTCTTACAGTGCAATTGTTCCTTGGCGTCGGTGTACTTTTTTTGACTGTGGGTGTGGGGGTTCTTCCTGGTTTGGTTCCCCTCCTAATCTGTTCCTTTCTAAATGTCCCCATTGCAAAGTTCATTCAGAATTGTCAAACTCGATTTATGGTTGCCCAAGATGAACGACTCAGAGCAACTTCTGAGGTCCTAAACAATATGAAAATAATCAAATTACAGTCATGGGAAGAGAAATTCAAGAACATGATTGAGTCCTTCCGTTTGAAGGAATTCGAATGGCTAACTGAGTTGCAGGTAAAGAAGGCCTATGGCACTGCGTTATACTGGATGTCTCCTACGATCGTTTCTTCAGtgatattcatgggatgtgctGTTTGGAGAAGTGCCCCATTGAATGCCAGCACCATTTTCACAATCCTTGCTGCACTAAGGATGGTGGCAGAACCTGTGAGAACAATTCCTGATGCTCTGTCTATGTTGATTCAGGTGAAGGTATCTTTGGACCGCCTTAATGTGTTTTTGCTGGAAGATGAGCTCAGTGATGAGCATGTGCAGAGGAGGCAACCACAAGATTCAGAGAAAATAATTAGAATTCATGCTGGTGCTTTCAGTTGGGATACATACACAACTGCCACTACTCTAAGGCGGATAGATTTTGAAGtaagaaggggggaaaaagtTGCAGTTTGTGGGCCTGTTGGAGCTGGGAAATCATCCCTCTTGTATGCTGTACTAGGGGAAATACCCAAAATCTCAGGAACT GTTGATGTATTTGGTTCTGTTGCATATGTTTCTCAAACATCTTGGATTCAGAGTGGTACAATTCGTGACAATATTCTCTTTGGAAAGCCAATGGAAAATACAAGATATAGTAAGGCTATTAAAGCATGTGCACTCGATAAAGATATCGACAGTTTTGACCATGGCGACCTCACAGAAATTGGGCAGAGAGGGCTCAACATGAGTGGAGGACAAAAACAGAGGATACAACTTGCTAGAGCAGTCTACAATGATGCAGATATCTATCTTCTAGATGACCCTTTTAGTGCTGTAGATGCTCACACAGCTTCCATTCTATTCAAT GACTGTGTTATGGGTGCTCTGGCAAAGAAAACTGTTATTCTAGTTACTCATCAAGTGGAGTTTCTCACTGCAGCAGATACGATTCTG GTTATGGAAGGTGGAGAAATCATTCAAATGGGAAGTTACAAGGACCTCTTGACAGCAGGCACAGCATTTGAACAGCTTGTGAATGCTCATAAAGATGCAATGACAGTATTAGATCCTGAAATTAATGGACATGGGGGTGAATATGAAGTAAATAGAATGAATGGGTCTACGGGATCCTACCCCACGAAACAGAACAGCGAGAGGGAGATTTCGGTGAAGCCGCAGGCTGGGATCCAGCTGACAGAAGAGGAAGCAAAGGAGATTGGTGATGCTGGTTGGAAGCCATACTTGGATTACCTAAGTATCTCAAAAGGATCAATTTATTTGGGTTTAACTACATTTTCTCAGTCTTCTTTTGTTGCTCTCCAGCTTGCTGCAACCTATTGGCTTGCTGTAGCTATTCAGATTCCTCAAATCGGCAGTGGCGTCTTAATTGGAACCTATGCAGGAATTTCAGCCATTAGTACAGTGTTTGCATTTCTAAGGTCCTGGTTTGCAGCCCGTCTAGGATTGAAGGCTTCAAAAGCTTTCTTTTCAGGTTTCACCAATTCAGTATTCAAGGCTCCCATGCTCTTCTTTGATTCAACCCCTATTGGTAGGATCTTAACACGG GCATCATCAGATTTAAGTGTGTTGGATTTCGACATCCCTTTCTCCATGAGCTATGTGATAGCAGGTTTCATTGAAGTATTAACAACCATAGGAGTAGCAGCCTCAGTCACATGGCAAATTATCTTCGTAGCCATGCTTGCTATGATAGCTACAATTTATGTTCAG AGATACTATCTAGCCTCTGCAAGGGAGCTGGTAAGAATTAATGGAACAACCAAAGCGCCTGTTATGAACTATGCAGCGGAGACGTCACTTGGAGTGGTCACAATAAGAGCTTTTGACATGATGGACAAGTTCTTCCAGAATTACCTAAAGCTCATTGACATGGATGCAAAACTTTTATTTCATTCTAATGCTGCCATGGAATGGTTAGTCATAAGAATAGAAGTTCTCCAGAATTTGACCCTCTTCTCCATTGCTCTTTTCCTTGTTTTGCTTCCACAGGGTGCTGTTACTCCAG GATTTGTTGGGCTATCTCTTTCTTATGCTCTCACACTGACCAATACCCAAGTGTTTACATCTAGATGGTACAGCAGTTTAGCCAACTATATTGTATCTGTGGAACGGATAAAACAATTCATGAACATACCATCAGAACCTCCCGCAATCGTGGATGACAAAAGGCCACCATCCTCATGGCCCTCCTTGGGAAGAATAGACTTGCTTGATTTGAAG ATAAAATATCGCCCGAATGCTCCACTTGTTCTCAAAGGAATCAGTTGTACTTTCAAAGAAGGAACTAGAGTAGGAGTTGTTGGAAGAACTGGCAGTGGCAAGACTACATTGATAAGTGCTTTGTTCCGTCTTGTAGAACCTGTGAGCGGGAGAATTCTTATAGACGGATTGGACATTTGCTCTATTGGACTGAAGGACCTGAGATTGAAACTCAGCATCATCCCACAAGAACCAGCTCTTTTTAAGGGTAGCATTCGAACTAACTTGGATCCTCTAGGCCTCTATTCTGACAATGAGATTTGGGAG GCTATAGAGAAGTGCCAATTGAAGAGTACAGTTCTTAGTCTTCCAAATCTCTTAGACTCATCAG TGAGTGATGAAGGTGAAAATTGGAGTGCTGGGCAACGCCAGCTTTTCTGCCTGGGTCGAGTCCTTctgaaaagaaatagaattcTAGTTTTAGATGAAGCAACTGCATCAATTGATTCGGCAACAGATGCTGTCCTACAAAGAGTCATCAGGCAGGAATTCTCAAGATGCACTGTGGTAACTGTGGCTCACAGAGTTCCCACAGTTATAGATAGTGACATGGTCATGGTCCTCTCTTATG GGAAACTGGTGGAATTTGATGAACCTTCAAAACTCTTGGAAGTCAACTCTTACTTTTCTAAGCTGGTAGCAGAATACTGGTCCAGCTGCCAGGGGAATTCTATGAAAAGCCTCAGCAACAAacaatga